Genomic window (Sulfuricaulis sp.):
AAAATAGCGCTCCTTTTGTCACCGCTCTCACGATGAAATTCCTTTACGATCTGTTTCCACTGCTGCTTTTTTTCGCGGCCTTCAAATTCTACGACATCTATGTCGCCACGGCAGTGGCCATTGCCGCGTCGTTCGTACAGGTAGGTCTTTTCTGGATCAAGCACCGCCGATTTGAAACCATGCACGTGGTGACGCTCGCCGTCATTGCGGTCTTCGGCGGCATGACGCTGCTGCTGCACGACGACACCTTCATCAAATGGAAGCCCACGCTGGTGTACTGGATTCTGTCCACAATCTTACTCGCCAGCCAGTGGTTCGGCAGCAAAACCGCCATTGAACGCATGATGTCGTCACAAATTGCGCTGCCCTCGACAGTCTGGAAACGTCTCAATCTGAGCTGGGGCATTTTCTTCGCCGTGCTCGGGGCCGTGAACATCTACGTCGCGTTCTATTACGCTCTCGATCTCGACGAGGAAACACGGCGGAATATCTGGGTCAACTTCAAGGTGTTCGGGCTGCTGGGCATCACGCTGGTTTTCGTGTTCGCGCAGGCCTTCTTCATGGCGAAACATATTCAGGATAAACCGGGGCCTGGCGAAACTCCTCCCAACAGGACCACAGACTGAATGTGGTACGTCATTAACGCCACTGACAATGAAGGCAGTCTTGAGCGCCGACTTTCCGTGCGCGCCCGGCACCTCGCGCGTTTACAAGAACTGCAAAATGAAGGTCGTCTTCTGCTTGCCGGCCCCTACCCGGCCGTCGACAGCAACGATCCCGGTCCGGCCGGATTCACCGGCAGTCTGATCATCGCCGAATTTGAATCGCTGGAAGATGCGCAATCCTGGGCCAATGCCGACCCGTACGTTGAAGCGCGAGTTTACGCCGACGTCAACGTCAAGCCGTTCCGCAAGGTTCTGCCGTGATGCGAGCGCGAGCAGGAAGCAGGGGCCCCATCGCCGCAGCGATGGGGATGCGACCGAGGCGAGTCGCTCGCTGCCGCCGGAATGGATAGTCATCACGAATGCCAATATTGCGAACAGGTGCCATGAAACTTGAACAAAACCCATCCGGCGGGCGCGCCACATTGATTGAAAACTGCTTGCGCGAAGCCTTCACACCCTCGAAAATCGAGGTGCGCGATGACAGCCACCAGCATGCCGGGCACGAAGGCGCGAAAAGCGGCGGCGGGCATTTCGCCGTTACCATTGTCTCGCTGAACTTTCAGGGTAAATCTTCGGTCCAACGGCATCAAATGATCTACCAGGCACTGGGTGGCATGATGAAGAAAGAGATTCATGCGCTCAGTATTCAGGCGCTTGCGCCAGACGAGCTTTAAAACATAATTCAGCCAAACCTCAACCATTACCAAGGAAAATCCATGTCAAGCTTACGCACATTCCTCATCGTTCTTCTGGCCGCGGCCGGCTTGTTCGCCGCCGGCTGTGATAAAAAGCCGGCCGACGAAGCCAATAAAGAGGCGGCCAAGGAACCTGACAAGGTTATCGCCACCGTCAACGGTGAAAAGATCATGCAATCGGATTATCAGAATTACCTGCAACTGCGCCAGCAGCAGGTCGGCCCGATCCCCGACAAAGACAAGGAAAAGAAGGTCGTGATGGACGAAATGATTGAAAAGATGTTGCTCGCCCAGTATGCCGTCAGCAGCAAGCTCGACCAGGAGCCGGAGGTCGGCAGCCTCATGAAGCGTGTGCGCGAGGAAATCCTGGTACAGGCCGTCAAACGCAAGCAGCTGCGTGACAACCCCATCACGGATGATGACGTGAAGAAACGATTTGAAAAAGAAGTCGAGGACACGCACAAAACCGAGTACAAAGTACGGCACATCCTGATCAAGGAAGAAGCGGATGCCAGGGATATCGTGGCGCAACTGGGCAAAGGCGCAAAATTCAACAAACTCGCCAAGGACAAGTCCATGGACGCGCAAAGCGGAAAAAGCGGCGGCGAGCTCGGATGGATCAACCAGGGCATGGTAGTGCCGGAGTTTTTCAATGCCGTCATGGCGATGAAAAAGGGCGCGGTTTCGACCGAGCCTGTAAAATCCGACTTCGGCTGGCACATTATCAAGGTCGAGGATACCCGTCCCCTCAAGATTCCGACCTTCGAACAATTCATATCGGATCAGCGCGCCCGCGCCAACCTCCATCGCAAGATGCAGGACGACAAGGTCAGCAATCTGGTCAAGGAACTTAAAGAAAAGGGCAAGATCACGGTAAACTGAGTCAAGTTACACCCCATCCCGCTGCTGGCGGGATGGGTTTTCCCTCCTGATATTTCCCGATCATGAAACAATTCATTAAAACCGCCGGCATCATCGCCGGCATACTGTCCGCCGGACTCCACAGCGGCGGCCTCCTGGCTCAAACCGAACTGGAAACGCGACAAGTCGCACTGTCTCAAAATATAAAAATAGGCGACCGCATTGGGCACATCCGCTTTCTCGGCATGCTGGAACTGCCTGATATCACACGTAACGGCTTGCGGCTGTCGCAACTCTCTGGTCTCGCCTGGGATGACGATGACGGGATTCTTTATGCCATTTCCGACAGGGGCGGCCTGTTCCATCTGCGACCGGAATTCAACGGGAGCACGTTGACAGGCCTCAGACTACTGCGAGCGATTGCGCTGCAAGAACCTGGAAAAAATAAACCCCTCAAGCGCCCGTACACAGACTCGGAAAGCTTGAATATCCTGAACGGGCGAAATGGACGCAAGGGCGATGCCGAGCTGGTCATCAGTTTCGAGCGCGTTCCGCGCATCATGCGATACCATCCCGACGGCCGCGCCATCAGCACATATCCACTTCCCGAGGTGCTGAATGACGCAAAAAACTATGCCAATGAGAACAAAATGCTGGAGTCTGTGTGTATTGACACCTCTCTGGGCATCATCACCGTAGCTGAAGAACCATTAAAAAATGAGCCGAGCGGCTACACACATCTTTTCAGTCTTTCATCGAAGTCATGGCGTTACCCGATTGCATCGGGGGACAGGCTGACTGATATGGAATGCCTGGGTCAGGGCGAGTTGATTTTGCTGCAACAGACATACCGGCACGCCTTCGGACAGATTACCGTGGCACTCAAACGTGTTCATCTGGCATCTGAACCATCGTCCGATCCGCTGAACCCGGAAACGCTGGTGACGCTCGACAGCCAGGACGGGTTTCAGATCGACAACTTCGAGGGCCTTGCACGCCACAAGGGCAGGCGTTTCTTCATGGTCAGCGATAATAACGATCTGTTTGTACAACGGACATTGCTGATGTATTTCGAGATATTGGGGGAATAAAAACCAGAAGCTCGCGGAAGATCAATTTACTATTTGATAACACCCTTCGCTCGCAGTATTTCTCGTAATTGTTCAACACGGCGCCGATTCACCCCGAAGTCCCTACGACCTGTCCGTGACGCCGACCGAACGGCGATAATACCCTCAACTCTGAGCTCGAACTCCAGATCATCCACGAACCGGAAAATCATGCTCGTGCACTCGGCATGCAGATAGTTTCCCGTGGTTTCCACAACCTTTGTTCGGGGCATCTCGTTCACTGCCTCTCTGACCAAACGCCATGCTTCATCGACAGGAAGATTGATCGCGAAATGGGGTACGTGATGCAAAGAGTCGGTGGCGTCACTCAAAACACAGTTGGGAGAGGAAGGACAAGGAGCAAGATTTTTTGCCATCGCTTCAGATACCGCCATTGCCGTAATGGAAAACATAGCGCCTGAAATCGCCAGAAGCACATTGAGCAGGAGATTCCGTCATATGTACATCGGGGCCACAGCTCCTGTCACTATAAACGGGGGCAGATCACAGTTTCCGCTAATATTAGCCAAAACTGTGATCTGACCCCAATTGTTCGTGCAAGGGAGAAACAAACATCTACCTTTACTGCGCGTTAACGCCATCACGCATTTTTCTGGCTAATCCATGTTTTAAATCGGCAATTTGCTTCTTAAGTTTTTCAGCTTCTTTCTCTTTAGAGAAATAGCTTTCAACAAGCTGTGTAAGCTCGGTTCTTTTTACTAAATCTACAATTTTTTCAAGCTTAGATTTTTCTCTTGGATCAGCCAGCATGGAAATATCGCCTCGCAAAAAAGCGAGCTTATGCTTACATAATTGACCACGCATCCCAGCATCACATGAACAGTGTATTGATAGTTTCCTGTCCTCAACTAAAAAACTGACACTATAGGAGGAATCTGGATTTGAACTACTTTTAGCAAAAATGAGTTCCTTCATCCTAATCAAGAATTACTCCATGCGCAGACAATCGAAACTTGTCCTTTTTGGCATTTTTTGCGGGTGTATAGACTGCTTTTTTGACAAGTTCAAAGAGCGTGTCTTTCGACATGTCGCATACTGGATAAAAGACAACATCAATTGTTGGTGAGACCATTTTCCAATTATTCAGGCCTGCTTCTTGAGGATTCAATATTTTTATGTCACCTGATAAATATTTTTTTAGATAGGTTACTACCTTAAGATATTTTTCCATCGAGGCGCTATTAGACATATCTCTTGCCATTATAAATACAGGGCGAGAGATTATATTTCTAATAACATTCAATTGCATCTGATTAAGATGTTTTGTAACAGCCGATATCATGACCGGCGGATGCGGATCATCGGTTTCAAGATTCAAGATATTCTGATCACCCCTCCATAACAATGTAAACAAACGCCCTTGAGTAGTTTCAATTTGTTCTGTGTTGACCTTTTCCTGGTTTTTGTACAGGTCAATCCGCACCTTGGAATTCCAGCCTCTCTGGAATGCACCTTGCACATCTTCTGAACCAAAACTTCCGACATACGCTCTAGTTGGATAACGCACTTGTAATGAATATTGAATATGCGTGTTAGCAATACTCCAGTCGTTGTACGCTAACTTTGAATCATAGAGGATATCTCCCTCTATAAACTGGCAGACTGATACCGCCTCTGAAAAAGCATGTGGAACAGCCCATAGAAAACCTGGAAAGAATTGCATTGAAATTACCTACTAATTAGTTTTGTAAATTCCTTCTCACTAATCATCTTTACACCAAATTCTCTTGCTTTATCTGCCTTTGATCCTGGCTCTTCACCAACAATTACATAGTCTGTTTTCTTCGAAACGGTATCACTAACCTTGGCGCCGAATGCTCGTAATTCCTTCTTTGCTTGATCACGCGTCATTCCCGACAACGTTCCAGTCAAAACAAAAGTTTTACCTGTTAGCAGTAAATTCTTCTTAGCTGTAATTCGAGGTGTTTGTAATTGAATTTCTGTCTTGAGTAATTTTGAAATAACTTCTCTGTTGTGTTCTTCATGAAAAAACGAGTAGATATCCTCAGCCATAGTTAAACCCACATTCTGGACTTCCTGTAATTTTTCCAGCTTAGCATTCTCAAGTGGCTCGATTGTGCCAAAATGTGCTGCAAGTTCTTCGGCCGTAGCCTCTCCTACCTGCGGAATACCTAGGGAGTAAAGGAAACGCGCGAAAGTAGGTTTCCTGCTGCGATTTATACTTTCAATTATGTTCTGGGCAGATTTATCGCCCATGCGCTCAAGCGCGGCAAGATCATCTTGATTTAAGTGATAAAGATCATCAACAGTCTTAACTAAGCCTTTACTCACAAGCTGCTCTACAAGCTTTTCTCCTAAGCCCTCAATATCCATTGCCGAGCGACTAGCAAAGTGCAAAATTGCACCCATGAGTTGTGCTGGACAATAGAGACCTGCGGTACAACGATGTGCTGCCTTACCTTCCTCTCGAATTACCTCAGACCTGCATTGAGGGCATACCTTAGGCACATGCCATATCTGGGAATTATGCGAACGTTTCTTAACAAAGATGGAAACAGCTTCCGGAATTACATCGCCAGCGCGTCGTACAAGTATT
Coding sequences:
- a CDS encoding septation protein A, with amino-acid sequence MKFLYDLFPLLLFFAAFKFYDIYVATAVAIAASFVQVGLFWIKHRRFETMHVVTLAVIAVFGGMTLLLHDDTFIKWKPTLVYWILSTILLASQWFGSKTAIERMMSSQIALPSTVWKRLNLSWGIFFAVLGAVNIYVAFYYALDLDEETRRNIWVNFKVFGLLGITLVFVFAQAFFMAKHIQDKPGPGETPPNRTTD
- a CDS encoding YciI family protein — its product is MWYVINATDNEGSLERRLSVRARHLARLQELQNEGRLLLAGPYPAVDSNDPGPAGFTGSLIIAEFESLEDAQSWANADPYVEARVYADVNVKPFRKVLP
- a CDS encoding BolA family transcriptional regulator, producing the protein MKLEQNPSGGRATLIENCLREAFTPSKIEVRDDSHQHAGHEGAKSGGGHFAVTIVSLNFQGKSSVQRHQMIYQALGGMMKKEIHALSIQALAPDEL
- a CDS encoding peptidylprolyl isomerase, producing the protein MSSLRTFLIVLLAAAGLFAAGCDKKPADEANKEAAKEPDKVIATVNGEKIMQSDYQNYLQLRQQQVGPIPDKDKEKKVVMDEMIEKMLLAQYAVSSKLDQEPEVGSLMKRVREEILVQAVKRKQLRDNPITDDDVKKRFEKEVEDTHKTEYKVRHILIKEEADARDIVAQLGKGAKFNKLAKDKSMDAQSGKSGGELGWINQGMVVPEFFNAVMAMKKGAVSTEPVKSDFGWHIIKVEDTRPLKIPTFEQFISDQRARANLHRKMQDDKVSNLVKELKEKGKITVN
- a CDS encoding esterase-like activity of phytase family protein — translated: MKQFIKTAGIIAGILSAGLHSGGLLAQTELETRQVALSQNIKIGDRIGHIRFLGMLELPDITRNGLRLSQLSGLAWDDDDGILYAISDRGGLFHLRPEFNGSTLTGLRLLRAIALQEPGKNKPLKRPYTDSESLNILNGRNGRKGDAELVISFERVPRIMRYHPDGRAISTYPLPEVLNDAKNYANENKMLESVCIDTSLGIITVAEEPLKNEPSGYTHLFSLSSKSWRYPIASGDRLTDMECLGQGELILLQQTYRHAFGQITVALKRVHLASEPSSDPLNPETLVTLDSQDGFQIDNFEGLARHKGRRFFMVSDNNDLFVQRTLLMYFEILGE
- a CDS encoding DUF1499 domain-containing protein; the protein is MLLAISGAMFSITAMAVSEAMAKNLAPCPSSPNCVLSDATDSLHHVPHFAINLPVDEAWRLVREAVNEMPRTKVVETTGNYLHAECTSMIFRFVDDLEFELRVEGIIAVRSASRTGRRDFGVNRRRVEQLREILRAKGVIK